One genomic region from Pseudomonas hormoni encodes:
- a CDS encoding NADH:flavin oxidoreductase: MPVKALFKPFHLGTLELPTRVVMAPMTRSFSPGGVPNSKVIEYYRRRAAAGVGLIITEGTTVGHKASNGYPNVPHFYGEAALAGWKKVVDAVHAEGGKIVPQLWHVGSVRRIGTEPDASVPGYGPSEKLKDDQVVVHGMTKQDIKDVIAAFAQAAKDAQSIGMDGVEIHGAHGYLVDQFFWEGSNQRTDEYGGSLANRSRFAIELIQAVRAAVGEGFPIILRFSQWKQQDYTARLVQTPEALGEFLKPLSDAGVDIFHCSTRRFWEPEFDGSELNLAGWTRKLTGKPTITVGSVGLDGEFLQFMVNTDKIAQPASLEKLLERLNNDEFDLVAVGRALLVDPDWAQKVRDGREEDILPFSREALMTLV; encoded by the coding sequence ATGCCAGTAAAAGCCCTGTTCAAACCGTTCCATCTTGGCACCCTTGAACTGCCGACCCGCGTCGTCATGGCCCCGATGACCCGCTCGTTCTCGCCGGGCGGCGTGCCCAATTCCAAAGTGATCGAGTACTACCGTCGCCGCGCCGCTGCCGGCGTTGGCCTGATCATCACCGAAGGCACCACCGTCGGCCACAAGGCCTCCAACGGCTATCCGAACGTGCCGCACTTCTACGGTGAAGCCGCGCTGGCCGGCTGGAAGAAAGTCGTCGACGCGGTGCACGCCGAAGGCGGCAAGATCGTGCCGCAACTGTGGCATGTCGGCAGCGTGCGTCGCATCGGCACTGAGCCGGACGCGAGCGTACCGGGTTACGGTCCGTCGGAAAAATTGAAGGATGACCAGGTCGTGGTTCACGGCATGACCAAACAAGACATCAAGGACGTGATCGCCGCGTTCGCCCAAGCCGCCAAAGACGCGCAAAGCATCGGCATGGACGGTGTGGAAATCCACGGTGCACACGGCTATCTCGTTGACCAGTTCTTCTGGGAAGGCAGCAACCAGCGTACCGACGAATACGGCGGCAGCCTGGCCAACCGCTCGCGCTTTGCCATCGAATTGATTCAGGCCGTGCGTGCTGCGGTCGGCGAAGGTTTCCCGATCATCCTCCGTTTCTCCCAGTGGAAGCAGCAGGATTACACCGCGCGTCTGGTACAAACCCCGGAAGCGTTGGGTGAGTTCCTCAAGCCGTTGTCCGACGCCGGCGTGGACATTTTCCACTGCTCGACGCGCCGTTTCTGGGAGCCGGAGTTCGACGGTTCGGAGCTGAACCTGGCCGGCTGGACGCGCAAACTGACCGGCAAGCCGACCATCACCGTGGGTAGCGTCGGCCTGGATGGCGAGTTCCTGCAGTTCATGGTCAACACCGACAAGATCGCGCAGCCGGCCAGCCTGGAAAAGCTGCTGGAGCGTTTGAACAATGACGAGTTTGATCTGGTGGCGGTAGGGCGTGCGCTGCTGGTGGATCCGGATTGGGCGCAGAAAGTGCGTGACGGTCGGGAGGAAGACATCCTGCCGTTCAGCCGTGAGGCGTTGATGACGCTGGTTTAA
- a CDS encoding glutathione peroxidase has protein sequence MSAFHDLKLTALDGQELPLAPFKGNVVLVVNVASKCGLTPQYAALENLYQQYKGKGFSVLGLPCNQFAGQEPGTEQEIQEFCSLNYGVTFPLSSKLEVNGHDRHQLYRLLAGEGAEFPGDITWNFEKFLLGKDGRVLARFSPRTAPDDPSVIQAIEKALS, from the coding sequence ATGAGTGCCTTTCACGACCTTAAATTGACAGCCCTGGATGGTCAGGAGCTTCCGCTGGCGCCCTTCAAGGGGAACGTCGTGCTGGTGGTCAACGTTGCCTCCAAATGTGGCTTGACCCCACAGTATGCGGCGCTGGAAAACCTCTACCAACAATACAAAGGCAAGGGTTTCAGCGTGCTGGGCCTGCCGTGCAACCAGTTTGCCGGACAGGAACCGGGCACCGAGCAGGAGATCCAGGAGTTCTGCAGCCTCAACTATGGCGTGACTTTTCCGTTGTCCAGCAAGCTGGAAGTCAACGGCCATGATCGTCATCAGCTGTACCGTCTGCTGGCGGGCGAGGGAGCCGAATTCCCGGGCGACATTACCTGGAACTTCGAAAAATTCCTGCTGGGCAAGGACGGTCGCGTATTGGCGCGGTTCTCGCCGCGTACAGCGCCGGATGATCCGAGTGTCATTCAGGCGATTGAAAAAGCCCTGAGCTGA
- a CDS encoding FKBP-type peptidyl-prolyl cis-trans isomerase — MLIAANKAVSIDYTLTNDAGEVIDSSAGGAPLVYLQGAGNIIPGLEKALEGKAVGDELTVAVEPEDAYGEYAAELVSTLSRSMFEGVDELEVGMQFHASAPDGQMQIVTIRDLDGDDVTVDGNHPLAGQRLNFQVKIIDIRDASQEEIAHGHVHGEGGHHH, encoded by the coding sequence ATGCTGATCGCCGCCAATAAGGCTGTCTCCATCGACTATACCCTGACCAACGACGCTGGTGAGGTCATCGACAGCTCCGCCGGCGGCGCGCCGCTGGTTTACCTGCAAGGTGCAGGCAATATCATCCCGGGCCTGGAAAAGGCACTGGAAGGCAAAGCAGTCGGCGACGAGCTGACCGTAGCCGTTGAACCTGAAGACGCTTACGGCGAATACGCTGCCGAACTGGTCAGCACCCTGAGCCGCAGCATGTTCGAAGGCGTCGACGAACTGGAAGTGGGCATGCAGTTCCATGCTTCCGCTCCGGACGGCCAGATGCAGATCGTCACCATTCGTGATCTGGACGGCGACGATGTCACCGTCGACGGCAACCACCCGTTGGCCGGTCAGCGCCTGAATTTCCAGGTCAAGATCATCGACATCCGTGACGCCAGCCAGGAAGAAATCGCTCATGGTCACGTCCATGGCGAAGGTGGCCATCACCACTGA
- a CDS encoding DUF3565 domain-containing protein, producing the protein METALLAAISMGRDLLHKNLERPSLAKQSSESEHNPDRRIAAKGSTVTGFHQDEDGHWVAELSCGHTQHLRHQPPWQSRAWVLDPAQRLEKIGQPFECGWCAQGSVSDNLGD; encoded by the coding sequence ATGGAGACAGCCTTATTGGCGGCGATCAGCATGGGGCGAGACCTTTTGCATAAGAATTTAGAAAGGCCAAGTTTAGCGAAGCAATCGTCCGAAAGCGAACACAACCCGGACAGACGGATCGCGGCGAAAGGCTCGACGGTCACCGGCTTTCATCAGGACGAGGACGGGCATTGGGTTGCCGAGCTGTCCTGTGGCCACACCCAGCACCTGCGCCACCAGCCACCCTGGCAATCCCGCGCCTGGGTCCTGGACCCTGCGCAACGTCTTGAAAAAATAGGCCAGCCCTTTGAATGTGGTTGGTGCGCACAAGGCTCGGTTAGCGATAACCTTGGCGACTGA